Proteins encoded together in one Falco biarmicus isolate bFalBia1 chromosome 4, bFalBia1.pri, whole genome shotgun sequence window:
- the RPL36 gene encoding 60S ribosomal protein L36, whose product MAIRYPMAVGLNKGYKVTKNVSKPRQCRRRGRLTKHTKFVRDMIREVCGFAPYERRAMELLKVSKDKRALKFIKKRVGTHIRAKRKREELSNVLAAMRKAAAKKD is encoded by the exons ATGGCCATCCGCTACCCCATGGCCGTGGGCCTCAACAAGGGCTACAAGGTGACGAAGAACGTGTCCAAGCCCAGGCAGTGCCGCCGGCGCGGG CGCCTGACCAAACACACCAAGTTTGTGCGAGACATGATCAGGGAAGTCTGTGGCTTCGCACCCTATGAGAGACGTGCTATGGAATTGCTGAAAGTTTCCAAAGATAAACGTGCTCTGAAGTTCATTAAGAAACGG GTTGGCACTCACATCCGGGCCAAGCGAAAGCGGGAAGAACTCAGTAACGTCCTGGCAGCCATGAGGAAAGCTGCTGCAAAGAAGGATTGA